A single genomic interval of Rhododendron vialii isolate Sample 1 chromosome 3a, ASM3025357v1 harbors:
- the LOC131318459 gene encoding uncharacterized protein LOC131318459 — protein MGSSATLRLLFPLSVLLCITSCLSHATIFPGIDLENPVIDVTPSLLSPCTSSPLGAKEVLWCGRIRVAGQSRLKLGSYATAYQVTSAPSVVIPEKLHNKIQICFHKNASRGLCQCEKDEWKSVQNGLWSSVMSPYGERFVDVKFAADIPGSVTVTVKEEFQRWRLLCLALGFILLLLAPVVSGWVPFYYSSSMAIGVLLVIIIILFQGMKLLPTGRKSFFYYTIYGSVLGAGSFLLNYFSMLVNSILVSFGLSEEMHNPVSVFVLLLIVLAGAALGYWIVRKFVISEDGSVDVGVAQFVKWAMRVIAVTFIFQSTLDMPLAMGALGSCLAICSLFTSLEWNGPDDIATFGNSLYSGSGSPWGSGKQFTSRQNRAEFLSRSGKLGPRGKQWNSPQRSPAWSDSPSKGIRSPTTGRLVRNQPDHYSTFHRTPNRKKYSKKEWEEFTEKSTRQAMAELASSPEFTDWIIKNANRIQRIPDDSSLDTIGSGSDSTDANVAESCDRFSFFKW, from the exons atgGGCTCTTCTGCTACTCTTCGTCTCCTCTTCCCTCTCTCAGTTTTGCTCTGTATTACTTCTTGCTTAAGTCACGCAACTATATTCCCAG GGATTGACTTGGAAAATCCAGTTATTGATGTGACTCCATCCCTCCTCTCTCCTTGTACCTCATCTCCTCTCGGTGCCAAAGAAGTATTATGGTGTGGGCGCATTCGAGTTGCTGGTCAATCGAGACTGAAACTTGGGAGTTACGCTACTGCATATCAGGTTACTTCGGCCCCATCCGTGGTAATTCCTGAGAAACTACACAACAAAATTCAGATATGTTTTCACAA GAATGCTTCGCGTGGTCTATGTCAATGCGAAAAAGATGAGTGGAAATCTGTTCAAAATGGGCTTTGGAGCTCTGTTATGTCACCTTATGGGGAAAGATTTGTCGATGTGAAGTTTGCTGCAGATATTCCTGGTTCTGTGACAGTAACAGTCAAAGAAG AGTTTCAAAGATGGCGTCTCCTTTGTCTTGCTCTTGGGTTTATTTTGTTGCTGCTGGCACCAGTGGTCAGCGGTTGGGTTCCATTCTATTATAGCAGTTCGATGGCGATTGGAGTTTTACTTGTCATCATAATCATTCTTTTTCAG GGGATGAAATTATTACCAACTGGGAGGAAAAGTTTCTTCTACTACACTATTTATGGTTCAGTG CTTGGAGCAGGGTCTTTCCTGTTAAATTACTTTTCAATGTTGGTCAATTCAATTCTTGTCAGCTTTGGGCTGAGTGAAGAGATGCACAATCCG GTTTCTGTTTTTGTGCTACTCTTGATTGTCCTTGCAGGAGCTGCTCTAGGGTATTGGATTGTGCGGAAATTTGTTATTTCCGAAGATGGAAGTGTGGATGTTGGCGTAGCTCAATTTGTGAAATGGGCCATGCGCGTCATTGCAGTCACGTTTATCTTCCAA AGCACTCTTGATATGCCTTTGGCAATGGGGGCATTGGGTTCTTGTTTGGCTATCTGCTCTCTTTTTACTTCCTTGGAGTGGAATGGTCCAGA TGATATCGCTACTTTTGGGAATTCCTTGTATTCTGGAAGTGGGAGTCCTTGGGGGAGTGGAAAACAGTTTACTTCAAGACAAAATCGTGCAGAATTTCTCAGCAGATCTGGCAAGTTGGGTCCACGAGGAAAACAGTGGAACAGCCCACAGAGATCTCCTGCTTGGTCTGACTCTCCTTCGAAAG GCATAAGATCTCCAACCACTGGTAGGTTGGTAAGAAATCAGCCGGATCACTATTCAACCTTCCACAGGACACCCAACAGAAAAAAGTACTCGAAAAAGGAATGGGAGGAATTTACGGAGAAATCAACACGGCAAGCCATGGCTGAATTGGCATCCTCTCCGGAGTTCACTGACTGGATTATCAAGAATGCTAATCGAATTCAACGTATTCCGGATGATAGTTCACTTGATACAATTGGAAGTGGGTCAGATTCCACAGACGCGAATGTTGCAGAGAGTTGTGACCGATTTAGTTTCTTCAAATGGTAG